In the Campylobacter showae genome, one interval contains:
- a CDS encoding M24 family metallopeptidase produces the protein MKNFILKDENAVFHECGYSCDNAIFLSLAGRKFFLTDARYSIEARELCRDTEVIEVERNLIKDARLFLRKAGVKELSYNPYDFSAGEWEALSKGLWIRFKARANFSQISRIVKSEDEIKILKQAAQLGAQRFDEFAAFVRAKGEGMSEEELFFNAELIFKKKGELALSFSPIVAINESAAKAHALPGKKRLRHGDLLLLDAGVKFNRYCSDRTRTACFDENFNFGKEQNFKNAKRQEIYEIVKEAQALAIAAVMPGKKAREIDAAARDFIARHGFGEAFFHSTGHGVGVDIHELPFVSKRGDTVLKEGMVFSVEPGIYLPGEFGVRIEDVVVVRENGAEIL, from the coding sequence TTGAAAAATTTTATCCTAAAGGACGAAAACGCCGTATTTCACGAGTGTGGATACAGCTGCGACAACGCGATATTTTTAAGTCTCGCGGGGCGCAAATTTTTCCTCACCGATGCGCGTTATAGTATCGAGGCGCGCGAGCTTTGCCGCGATACTGAAGTTATCGAGGTCGAACGAAATTTGATAAAAGACGCGCGGCTGTTTTTGCGAAAGGCGGGCGTAAAGGAGCTTAGCTACAACCCGTACGATTTTAGCGCGGGCGAGTGGGAGGCGCTTAGCAAAGGGCTTTGGATAAGATTTAAGGCGCGGGCGAATTTTTCGCAAATTTCGCGCATAGTAAAATCGGAAGACGAGATAAAAATTTTAAAGCAAGCAGCGCAGCTAGGTGCCCAGAGGTTTGACGAATTTGCCGCGTTCGTGCGCGCCAAGGGCGAAGGCATGAGCGAAGAGGAGCTGTTTTTTAACGCCGAGCTCATCTTTAAGAAAAAGGGCGAGCTCGCGCTTAGCTTTTCGCCTATCGTCGCGATCAATGAAAGCGCCGCAAAGGCGCACGCTCTGCCCGGTAAAAAGCGTTTGCGGCACGGCGATTTGCTCCTGCTTGACGCGGGGGTTAAATTTAATCGCTACTGCTCCGATAGGACGCGCACGGCGTGCTTTGACGAAAATTTTAACTTCGGCAAGGAGCAAAATTTTAAAAACGCCAAACGGCAAGAAATTTACGAGATCGTAAAAGAGGCGCAAGCTCTTGCTATCGCGGCGGTTATGCCTGGCAAAAAGGCGCGCGAGATCGACGCGGCGGCTAGGGATTTTATTGCAAGGCATGGCTTTGGTGAGGCGTTTTTTCACAGCACCGGACACGGTGTGGGAGTCGATATCCACGAGCTTCCGTTCGTCTCAAAGCGCGGAGATACCGTGCTAAAAGAGGGCATGGTCTTTAGCGTGGAGCCTGGGATTTACTTGCCCGGCGAATTTGGCGTGCGCATCGAGGACGTCGTCGTCGTGCGCGAAAATGGGGCTGAAATTTTATGA
- the folK gene encoding 2-amino-4-hydroxy-6-hydroxymethyldihydropteridine diphosphokinase, producing the protein MRVAGARRFSKCLFFPKVFDFKPGFKNSVILGLGGNIGDVKKRFCRLHFKLSRDSRFHVVENSALLINEAFGFKEQADFTNAVTLVQTSLAARQILKITANLERRFGRVRTFKNAPRTLDIDILYFSGRSRNDARLVLPHPGARSRASVILPLGTMKRVSKSGVKF; encoded by the coding sequence ATGAGAGTAGCGGGAGCGAGGCGCTTTAGCAAATGCCTCTTTTTCCCGAAGGTTTTTGATTTTAAACCGGGCTTTAAAAATAGCGTTATTTTGGGCCTTGGCGGCAATATCGGCGACGTGAAAAAGCGCTTTTGTCGGCTGCATTTTAAACTTAGCCGTGATAGCAGGTTTCACGTCGTCGAAAACTCTGCTCTCCTCATCAACGAGGCGTTTGGGTTTAAGGAGCAGGCTGATTTCACAAATGCCGTAACGCTCGTACAAACGAGCCTTGCCGCAAGGCAAATTTTAAAAATAACGGCAAATTTAGAGAGGCGTTTTGGGCGCGTGCGAACCTTTAAAAACGCGCCTAGAACGCTTGATATAGATATTTTGTATTTTAGCGGACGAAGTAGAAACGATGCGCGGCTAGTACTACCGCATCCGGGCGCAAGAAGCAGGGCTAGCGTGATTTTGCCGCTTGGAACGATGAAGCGCGTTAGCAAAAGCGGAGTGAAATTTTAA
- the flhF gene encoding flagellar biosynthesis protein FlhF, translating into MATKFYTFTGESSMEALKKAQAQCGERAILVTTKQIQPKTINKKPLYEILVSVEEDASEQKKNQPQKQNLKGYEEFLRAQTPKDERPQKIILDERELFRAEQQNAKAAVNLTQNSTRTAPGNQNYKTAQNSGEDILLNISKAAKEISQIANIETAPGRQDQIYDKKIDDVARQVSMLSEKVNMIADMFWEERAGARNNLIIPPEFAGIYKDAKNSGMKEEHLEQIMKITAENMSPQMKANPTAVRRYFSSLLRKMLPCRSEEDNRKQKIMMLVGPTGVGKTTTLAKLAARFAYGEGRRAKTGIITLDTYRIGAVEQLFQYAKMMKLPILDVIEVEDFKNALKQLNHCEVILIDTTGSSQYDKEKLARLEMFLKHSDAQIDVNLVLSAGSKIDDMLEIYNGFSFLDIDTLIITKFDETKIFGNVFSLVYEINKPVSFFCLGQEVPDDIMVAKSEFLVDCLLQGFNKDKK; encoded by the coding sequence TTGGCGACGAAGTTTTATACGTTTACCGGCGAGAGCAGTATGGAAGCGCTAAAAAAGGCGCAGGCTCAGTGCGGCGAGAGGGCGATCTTGGTAACGACGAAGCAAATTCAGCCAAAGACGATCAATAAAAAGCCGCTTTATGAAATTTTAGTTAGCGTCGAAGAGGACGCGAGCGAGCAGAAAAAAAATCAGCCACAAAAGCAAAATTTAAAGGGCTACGAGGAGTTTTTGCGCGCTCAAACACCCAAAGATGAAAGACCGCAAAAGATCATTTTAGACGAGCGCGAGCTTTTTAGAGCCGAGCAGCAAAACGCCAAAGCGGCGGTAAATTTGACCCAAAATTCCACAAGAACCGCGCCGGGGAATCAAAACTACAAAACCGCTCAAAACAGCGGCGAGGACATACTCCTAAACATCTCAAAAGCCGCAAAAGAGATAAGCCAGATAGCAAATATCGAAACCGCGCCCGGCCGTCAGGATCAAATTTACGACAAAAAGATCGACGACGTCGCAAGGCAAGTAAGTATGCTAAGCGAAAAAGTAAATATGATAGCCGATATGTTCTGGGAGGAGCGAGCGGGTGCCAGAAACAACCTAATCATACCGCCAGAGTTTGCCGGCATCTACAAAGACGCCAAAAATAGCGGCATGAAAGAAGAACACCTCGAGCAGATAATGAAAATAACCGCGGAAAATATGTCGCCTCAGATGAAGGCCAATCCGACCGCGGTGAGGAGATATTTTAGCTCGCTGCTTAGAAAGATGCTTCCGTGCAGGAGCGAAGAGGACAATAGAAAACAAAAAATCATGATGCTAGTTGGACCTACCGGAGTTGGTAAAACCACGACTCTAGCCAAGCTTGCGGCGAGATTTGCCTACGGCGAGGGCAGACGCGCAAAAACGGGCATCATCACGCTTGATACCTACCGTATCGGCGCGGTCGAGCAGCTGTTTCAATACGCAAAGATGATGAAGCTGCCGATCCTTGACGTTATCGAGGTAGAGGATTTTAAAAACGCGCTAAAACAGCTAAATCACTGCGAAGTAATCCTCATAGATACCACGGGCAGCTCGCAGTACGATAAAGAAAAACTAGCTAGGCTTGAAATGTTTTTAAAGCATAGCGACGCGCAAATAGACGTAAATTTGGTGCTTTCCGCAGGCTCAAAGATCGATGATATGCTTGAAATTTACAACGGCTTTAGCTTCCTTGATATCGACACTTTGATCATCACCAAATTTGACGAAACCAAAATTTTCGGTAACGTATTTTCGCTAGTTTACGAGATAAATAAACCCGTTAGCTTCTTTTGCTTAGGGCAGGAGGTGCCTGATGATATCATGGTTGCTAAGAGCGAGTTTTTGGTCGATTGCCTTTTGCAAGGGTTTAATAAGGATAAAAAATGA
- a CDS encoding MinD/ParA family protein gives MNTQAEKLKDIVASRSNAKNTRFIAVTSGKGGVGKSTISANLANILARNGYKVALFDADIGLANLDVILNVRISKNLLHVLKGECSLKDILIEVKPNLTLIPGESGDEILKFNNQFLYERFFEESSSLDDLDFIIIDTGAGIGGNTQLFLEAADEVIVVTVPDPAAITDAYAVIKITSKNKDNLLMLFNMVRSEKEAVRIFEHVRKVARANIENPLNLEFLGAISEDKNVSRSIKQRTLFTDDSRYDAASMELEQVASKLLYRLEQKVLNPSTTNSFSGFFRRLMEQF, from the coding sequence ATGAACACTCAAGCCGAGAAATTAAAAGATATAGTAGCCTCTAGATCAAATGCGAAAAATACGCGCTTCATCGCCGTAACCAGCGGTAAAGGCGGCGTTGGCAAGAGCACCATAAGCGCAAATTTGGCAAATATCCTCGCTAGAAACGGTTACAAAGTCGCGCTTTTTGACGCGGACATAGGGCTAGCAAATTTAGACGTTATCTTAAACGTGCGCATAAGCAAAAATTTGCTCCACGTGCTAAAAGGCGAGTGCTCGTTAAAGGATATCTTGATCGAGGTAAAACCGAATTTGACGCTGATTCCCGGCGAGAGCGGAGACGAGATACTTAAATTTAACAACCAATTTTTATACGAGCGCTTTTTTGAGGAGTCCTCGAGCCTTGATGATCTTGATTTTATCATCATCGACACGGGCGCTGGCATCGGCGGAAACACGCAGCTGTTTTTAGAAGCCGCAGACGAGGTTATAGTAGTCACCGTGCCAGATCCCGCCGCGATAACCGACGCCTACGCCGTCATCAAAATCACCTCGAAAAACAAAGACAACTTGCTAATGCTTTTTAACATGGTAAGGAGCGAAAAGGAGGCGGTTAGGATATTTGAGCATGTGCGCAAGGTAGCCAGGGCAAATATCGAAAATCCGTTAAATTTGGAGTTTTTGGGCGCTATTAGCGAGGATAAAAACGTCTCTCGCAGCATAAAACAGCGCACGCTTTTTACCGACGACAGCAGGTATGATGCCGCGAGCATGGAGCTTGAGCAGGTGGCATCAAAGCTACTTTATAGATTGGAACAAAAAGTGCTTAATCCAAGTACGACTAACAGCTTCAGCGGCTTTTTTAGGCGGCTAATGGAGCAATTTTAA
- a CDS encoding RNA polymerase sigma factor FliA — protein sequence MQKPLNPYAQTIKKEQDDIVLAYMPALRAMAFRLKERLPAHIDVSDLIGAGLEEMVKLSRKYDKEQNDSFWGYAQKRVYGAMLDFLRGLDVVSRSDRTLVKSIEALVDEYFNKFEHEPDDAYIAGKLGVDIEKVSEARNVSAVVAVLNIDDQMELMSEENTLERIEKEDLIEKIAQILNEFEERDQLIVQLYYYEGLSLKEISEILGITESRISQIHKRLMEKIRKKLEGK from the coding sequence ATGCAAAAGCCGCTTAATCCATACGCTCAGACGATAAAAAAAGAGCAAGACGACATCGTACTAGCCTACATGCCAGCTCTTCGCGCGATGGCTTTTAGGCTAAAGGAGCGCTTGCCGGCTCATATCGACGTTAGCGACCTGATAGGCGCCGGGCTTGAGGAGATGGTAAAGCTCTCCAGAAAGTACGACAAAGAGCAAAACGACTCGTTTTGGGGCTATGCTCAAAAGCGAGTTTACGGCGCGATGCTTGATTTTTTACGCGGGCTTGACGTGGTTAGCCGCTCGGACCGCACTTTGGTAAAGTCTATCGAGGCTTTGGTGGACGAGTATTTTAATAAATTTGAGCACGAGCCCGACGATGCGTATATCGCAGGAAAGCTTGGCGTCGATATAGAAAAAGTAAGCGAAGCAAGAAACGTGAGCGCGGTCGTCGCCGTCCTAAATATCGACGATCAAATGGAGCTAATGAGCGAAGAAAATACGCTCGAGCGGATCGAAAAAGAGGACTTGATAGAAAAGATAGCTCAAATTTTAAACGAATTTGAGGAGCGCGATCAGCTCATCGTGCAGCTTTATTATTACGAGGGGCTGAGTCTAAAGGAGATCAGCGAGATTTTGGGCATCACGGAGAGTAGGATATCGCAGATCCATAAGCGCTTGATGGAAAAAATAAGAAAAAAGCTTGAGGGCAAATAA
- the fliM gene encoding flagellar motor switch protein FliM, which yields MADILSQEEIDALLEVVDDEEASGSIGEGGKEEQRQVIIYDFKRPNRVSKEQLRAIKGIHDKLARNLASQISSVMRSIVEIRLHSVDQMTYGEFLMSLPSPTSFNVFSIKPLDGNCVLEINPSIAFPMIDRLLGGNGEGFEASRELTDIEVNLLDAILRMMMQRLKESWAMITDMYPNVEAKESSPNVVQIVSQNEIVIMVVMEIIVGNSSGMINICYPVIYLEPILSRLANRDIMLGETSAKKSRNKELKTLIGRAEVLYEAILGKSVVSVNEFLNLKEGDILRLDRSANDKAIVTIDKKEVFLAEVGLHRFRKSIRIEELIRSDKDEIKNILEQYEEERKAKLMSYEQEDEDDEDNILGEGEDDE from the coding sequence ATGGCGGACATTTTAAGTCAAGAAGAGATAGACGCGCTACTAGAAGTCGTAGACGACGAAGAGGCGAGCGGGTCGATCGGCGAGGGCGGCAAGGAAGAGCAGCGCCAGGTAATAATCTATGATTTTAAACGCCCAAACCGCGTCAGCAAGGAACAACTGCGCGCGATAAAGGGCATACACGACAAGCTTGCGAGAAATTTGGCTTCTCAAATTTCAAGCGTTATGAGAAGTATCGTGGAGATCCGCCTACATAGCGTGGATCAGATGACCTACGGCGAGTTTTTGATGAGTTTGCCGAGTCCTACTAGCTTTAACGTCTTTTCGATCAAGCCGCTTGACGGCAACTGCGTTTTGGAGATAAACCCGAGCATCGCATTTCCGATGATAGATCGCTTACTAGGCGGTAACGGCGAGGGCTTTGAGGCTAGCAGGGAGCTAACCGATATCGAGGTAAATTTGCTCGATGCGATCCTAAGGATGATGATGCAGCGCCTAAAAGAGAGCTGGGCGATGATCACCGATATGTACCCAAACGTCGAGGCTAAAGAGAGTAGCCCAAACGTCGTGCAGATCGTCAGCCAAAACGAGATCGTGATAATGGTCGTCATGGAGATCATCGTAGGTAACTCAAGCGGCATGATAAACATCTGCTATCCGGTCATCTACCTAGAGCCGATCTTGAGCCGCCTAGCCAACCGCGACATAATGCTTGGCGAAACGAGCGCGAAAAAGAGCCGAAACAAAGAGCTAAAAACGCTAATCGGGCGCGCTGAGGTGCTGTATGAGGCGATACTGGGCAAAAGCGTCGTTAGCGTAAACGAGTTTTTAAATTTAAAAGAGGGCGACATACTGCGTCTTGACCGCTCGGCAAACGACAAAGCTATCGTCACGATAGATAAAAAAGAGGTATTTTTGGCCGAGGTCGGGCTGCATAGATTTAGAAAATCTATCCGCATAGAAGAGTTAATCAGAAGCGACAAGGACGAGATCAAAAACATCCTCGAGCAGTACGAAGAGGAGCGCAAAGCCAAGCTCATGAGCTACGAGCAAGAAGACGAGGACGACGAGGATAATATATTAGGCGAGGGTGAAGACGATGAATGA
- the fliY gene encoding flagellar motor switch protein FliY, with protein MNDFLKIFVNEVKATIEGLTGRTPEIGERNEYDAPKQEGIKPPLAVANVTVGGDTTAKMMLVATPVLMSAIGEWMLGEEEISRNENLSEDELDAAKEVFSNILGAFSTSLGAQKGMPKLNFEVAKVNFLDESANLDVSAFEKIYIYSVKIGDISEHIAIVLDFSLVKFFNKDQKEPAAQQAAAAKSDLSAEEMRNIGLIMDVRLPLHVRIGSKRMLLKDVLTMDIGSVIELNQLANDPLEILISDKVVALGEVVIVDGNFGIQITQIGTKKERLEQLR; from the coding sequence ATGAATGATTTTTTGAAAATTTTCGTAAATGAAGTAAAGGCTACGATCGAGGGACTAACGGGCAGGACGCCTGAGATAGGCGAGAGAAACGAATACGACGCGCCCAAGCAAGAAGGTATAAAACCGCCTCTAGCCGTGGCAAACGTGACCGTCGGCGGCGATACGACGGCAAAGATGATGCTAGTAGCTACGCCCGTGCTGATGAGCGCGATCGGCGAGTGGATGCTCGGAGAAGAAGAGATCTCGCGCAACGAAAATTTAAGCGAGGACGAGCTAGACGCCGCAAAAGAGGTATTTTCAAATATCCTCGGCGCATTTTCTACGAGCCTTGGCGCGCAAAAAGGCATGCCGAAGCTAAATTTCGAGGTCGCGAAGGTAAATTTCCTCGACGAGAGCGCAAATTTAGACGTAAGCGCGTTTGAAAAAATCTACATCTACTCCGTAAAAATCGGCGACATCAGCGAACATATCGCTATCGTGCTTGATTTTTCGTTAGTTAAGTTTTTTAACAAAGATCAAAAAGAGCCCGCCGCCCAGCAAGCAGCTGCCGCAAAAAGCGATCTAAGCGCCGAAGAGATGCGAAATATCGGGCTCATCATGGATGTGCGCCTGCCGCTTCACGTACGCATCGGCTCAAAAAGAATGCTGCTAAAAGACGTGCTCACGATGGACATAGGCTCGGTCATCGAGCTAAATCAGCTCGCAAACGACCCGCTTGAGATCTTGATCAGCGACAAGGTCGTAGCCCTAGGCGAAGTCGTCATCGTGGACGGCAACTTCGGCATCCAGATCACTCAGATCGGCACGAAAAAAGAGCGCTTAGAGCAGCTTAGATAA
- a CDS encoding TIGR00730 family Rossman fold protein: MDEILNDLAKFRDFATYKNPSVTFFGSARFDENSKYCKMAFSLAKELADGGFAVVSGGGPGVMEAANKGAYESGKSPSVGLNIVLPFEQVTNRYATSNFVFSNLSARKFALIERSSAFLVFPGGFGTLDELFEILVLAQIGAKKTKIFLIGSEFWSKLDDFIKTTLIREKAVSEEDLSLYTISDDLDAVRDEILRILD; encoded by the coding sequence ATGGATGAAATTTTAAACGATCTGGCCAAATTTAGGGATTTTGCGACTTATAAAAATCCTAGCGTTACGTTTTTCGGCTCGGCTAGATTTGACGAAAATAGCAAATACTGTAAAATGGCTTTTAGCCTCGCAAAAGAGCTTGCCGACGGCGGTTTTGCTGTCGTTAGCGGCGGTGGGCCGGGTGTGATGGAGGCTGCTAATAAAGGAGCGTACGAGAGCGGCAAAAGTCCGTCCGTGGGCCTAAACATCGTGCTTCCGTTTGAGCAAGTGACGAACAGATACGCCACGAGCAATTTTGTCTTTTCAAATTTATCCGCTCGCAAATTTGCCCTCATCGAGCGCTCGAGCGCGTTTTTGGTGTTTCCGGGCGGCTTTGGGACGCTTGATGAGCTGTTTGAGATCCTGGTACTCGCGCAAATAGGCGCCAAAAAAACTAAAATTTTCCTTATCGGCAGCGAGTTTTGGAGCAAGCTCGACGATTTTATCAAAACTACGCTGATACGCGAAAAAGCCGTTAGCGAGGAGGATTTGTCGCTTTATACGATCAGCGACGATCTGGATGCCGTGAGAGATGAAATTTTGCGGATTTTAGACTAG
- the mnmA gene encoding tRNA 2-thiouridine(34) synthase MnmA, with translation MKILMAMSGGVDSTMSAKMLLEAGHEVVGCYMKLHKKPGYHEQNIGKVARACEYLGIKYHVIDLQDEFDRYVYTPFVGAYKEGRTPNPCALCNRFIKFGELLKFAKSIGCEKLATGHYIRVQDGLIRVAADPSKDQSYFVAQVPKEIIADMIFPLGDKFKKDIKELAKSLPNFREYGEQAESSEICFVEDTYIEVLNKHYETDLPGDVVDSSGRVIGRHDGYMRYTIGKRRGFEVFGAHEPHFVLAIDAANNRIVVGSKEELERGKIAVNSLNLFTDESEFDCDVKVRYRSIGLNARVKVLDGGTAEVELKQSAFGVASGQLAVFYRGELVIGSGFIL, from the coding sequence ATGAAAATACTAATGGCCATGAGCGGCGGCGTCGACTCCACCATGAGCGCCAAAATGCTGCTGGAGGCGGGTCACGAGGTCGTGGGCTGCTATATGAAACTACACAAAAAGCCCGGCTACCACGAGCAAAACATCGGCAAAGTCGCCCGCGCGTGCGAGTATCTGGGCATAAAATATCACGTGATCGACCTGCAAGATGAGTTTGACAGATACGTCTATACGCCGTTTGTCGGCGCCTATAAAGAGGGTCGCACGCCAAATCCGTGCGCACTTTGTAACCGTTTTATAAAATTCGGCGAGCTGTTAAAATTCGCCAAAAGTATCGGCTGCGAAAAGCTCGCTACAGGCCACTACATCCGCGTTCAAGACGGCCTCATCAGGGTCGCCGCCGATCCTAGCAAAGACCAGAGCTACTTCGTCGCGCAGGTGCCAAAAGAGATAATCGCCGATATGATTTTCCCGCTCGGGGATAAATTTAAAAAAGATATAAAAGAGCTGGCAAAGTCATTGCCGAACTTTCGCGAATACGGCGAGCAGGCCGAGAGCAGCGAGATTTGCTTCGTCGAGGACACCTATATCGAGGTGCTAAACAAGCACTACGAGACGGATCTACCCGGCGACGTGGTCGATAGCTCTGGGCGAGTGATCGGGCGGCACGACGGCTACATGCGCTACACGATCGGCAAGAGGCGCGGATTTGAGGTATTTGGGGCGCACGAGCCGCATTTTGTGCTAGCTATCGACGCGGCAAATAACCGCATCGTCGTGGGTAGCAAAGAGGAGCTTGAGCGCGGTAAGATCGCGGTAAATAGCCTAAATTTGTTCACAGACGAGAGCGAGTTTGACTGCGACGTGAAGGTGCGCTACCGCAGTATAGGGCTAAACGCGCGCGTAAAAGTGCTAGACGGCGGCACCGCCGAGGTCGAGCTAAAACAGAGCGCGTTTGGCGTGGCTAGCGGGCAGCTAGCGGTATTTTATAGAGGCGAGCTGGTTATCGGCAGCGGATTTATCCTGTAA
- a CDS encoding nuclear transport factor 2 family protein: MNPKEIAEELIIKMINAADRKQTQRVRECFADVVFVDHSSLNGMRGALVSADEFVTSWQQLLEDAQTYASLSNFELLPAQEGISAECHAHMVYTAPGIEPWEIFGRQIFEIFRVSGEYKITSFRFAAAVQRGNKNFLKELQARKKRSKLGQIYDKFSGEK, from the coding sequence ATGAATCCAAAAGAGATCGCCGAGGAGCTCATCATCAAAATGATCAACGCCGCCGATCGCAAGCAAACCCAGCGCGTGCGCGAGTGCTTCGCCGACGTCGTATTCGTCGATCACTCGAGCCTAAACGGTATGCGCGGCGCGCTCGTGAGCGCGGACGAGTTCGTGACGTCGTGGCAGCAGCTGCTCGAGGACGCGCAGACCTACGCTTCGCTTAGCAACTTTGAGCTATTGCCCGCGCAGGAGGGCATCAGCGCCGAGTGCCACGCGCACATGGTTTACACCGCGCCCGGCATCGAGCCGTGGGAGATATTTGGGCGTCAGATTTTTGAGATATTTAGGGTTTCGGGCGAATACAAGATCACTTCGTTTCGGTTTGCCGCCGCCGTACAAAGGGGCAATAAAAACTTCCTAAAAGAGCTGCAAGCACGCAAAAAACGCTCAAAACTCGGTCAAATTTACGATAAATTTAGCGGGGAAAAGTGA
- a CDS encoding DUF3137 domain-containing protein, with amino-acid sequence MNINEAIETTRKKQKEYLKSYSKNLLFILLFGLTVPALGGYIASLIFYKGEAGAFVVMAYYPFIHMTFIINLCRMSEIEIEYEKFYKEVFINAAIQNIDPLFTYNPTAGIDHEIIDKNKIYSRKKLVGEDKIEGTYNNVKFSFSEVKKLDGSGVYITSGSLELAATILVLVATWKIFEDSRQPFRGSVLVCEFDKKFSGQTTVASRTLNTKFLGEKERMDDTLFNDEFRVFTDDKVEARYLLTPTFMRRLYELKEKFAGAMGVSAAFMDDKFYLFLNGAENKFETTLFSLPPSLYDVKQIKKEISELLSIIDELNLNLDIFKQEQI; translated from the coding sequence TTGAACATAAACGAAGCTATAGAAACTACTAGAAAAAAACAAAAAGAATATCTTAAAAGCTACTCAAAAAATCTACTTTTTATACTTTTGTTTGGATTAACCGTGCCAGCCTTAGGAGGATATATCGCTAGCTTGATATTCTATAAAGGCGAGGCTGGAGCTTTTGTTGTTATGGCCTATTACCCTTTTATTCACATGACTTTTATAATAAATCTTTGCAGAATGAGTGAGATAGAAATTGAGTATGAAAAATTTTATAAAGAAGTTTTTATAAATGCAGCGATTCAAAATATCGACCCGTTGTTTACATACAACCCAACGGCAGGCATAGACCATGAAATTATCGATAAGAACAAAATTTACTCTCGTAAGAAACTTGTGGGCGAAGATAAAATAGAAGGCACTTATAATAATGTCAAATTTAGCTTCAGTGAAGTAAAAAAGTTGGACGGTAGTGGCGTTTACATCACCTCTGGATCGCTAGAGCTGGCTGCAACAATTCTTGTGCTAGTTGCAACGTGGAAAATTTTTGAGGACAGCCGGCAACCTTTTAGAGGTTCGGTCTTGGTCTGCGAGTTTGATAAGAAATTTAGCGGTCAAACGACGGTGGCAAGCCGCACGCTAAATACTAAATTTTTAGGCGAAAAAGAGCGGATGGACGATACTCTTTTTAACGATGAATTTAGAGTTTTTACGGACGACAAGGTCGAAGCGAGATATCTTTTGACGCCTACGTTTATGAGACGTTTGTACGAGCTAAAGGAAAAATTTGCAGGAGCTATGGGAGTGAGCGCTGCGTTTATGGACGATAAATTTTATCTATTTTTAAACGGAGCGGAAAATAAATTTGAGACGACGCTCTTTTCGCTACCGCCGAGCCTTTATGACGTAAAGCAGATAAAAAAGGAAATTTCAGAACTTTTATCTATCATAGACGAATTAAATTTGAACCTTGATATTTTTAAGCAAGAGCAAATTTGA
- a CDS encoding peptidylprolyl isomerase, producing MLKKISFAAFFLSFCMANASQISNGIAVIIENEPITVNEVRKAAAQLQTNEANALNLLIRDRLETAQIKNLKIEASDYELNQRLQKIASESGMSASDLRSAVLSKGGDYAQFKDDVAKTIKQEKLYQSIFADAKINISENAARAYFEQNRDLFAHFTDVSVTRYVAPSMQLLEAAKHSSPMNTNHSVHMDVLDLKSEQIPPQLRTIFQQTTDGTFTQIFQTPEGFEMFYVASKKGQTMPEFDEVRDEAMNALYKLEQDRVIGEYFNKLRAKANVKYLR from the coding sequence ATGTTAAAAAAGATCTCATTCGCCGCGTTTTTTCTCAGTTTTTGTATGGCTAACGCGAGCCAGATCTCAAACGGCATCGCCGTCATCATCGAAAACGAACCCATCACCGTAAACGAAGTGCGCAAAGCCGCCGCGCAGCTGCAAACAAACGAAGCCAACGCGCTAAATTTACTGATCCGAGATAGGCTCGAAACCGCGCAGATCAAAAACCTAAAAATCGAAGCCAGCGACTACGAGCTAAATCAAAGGCTACAAAAGATCGCAAGCGAGAGCGGTATGAGCGCCTCAGATCTACGCTCGGCCGTGCTATCAAAGGGCGGCGACTACGCGCAGTTTAAAGACGACGTCGCAAAGACCATAAAACAAGAAAAGCTGTATCAAAGCATATTTGCCGACGCTAAAATCAACATTTCAGAAAACGCCGCGAGAGCGTATTTCGAGCAAAATCGCGACCTTTTCGCGCACTTTACCGACGTGAGCGTGACTAGGTACGTGGCGCCTTCGATGCAGCTTTTAGAGGCCGCCAAACACAGCTCCCCGATGAACACCAACCACAGCGTGCATATGGACGTACTTGATCTAAAAAGCGAGCAGATCCCGCCTCAACTACGAACGATATTTCAGCAGACCACGGACGGCACTTTCACGCAGATTTTCCAGACTCCCGAGGGCTTTGAGATGTTTTACGTAGCGTCTAAAAAGGGGCAAACTATGCCTGAATTCGACGAGGTCAGAGACGAAGCGATGAACGCGCTTTATAAACTCGAGCAAGACCGCGTCATAGGCGAATACTTCAACAAACTCCGCGCCAAAGCTAACGTCAAATATCTACGATAA